A section of the Pseudomonas tritici genome encodes:
- a CDS encoding D-alanyl-D-alanine carboxypeptidase family protein — MNITTLAKRTCLLLSLIITPAAWAVEMVPASPQLAAKSWVLMDAASGNVLVESNGDQRLPPASLTKLMTAYIATLEIRRGQIGENDPVTVSENAWRTGGSRMFIKVGSQVTVSDLLHGIIIQSGNDASVALAEHIAGSEDAFADMMNKTVTDLGMTNSHFMNPTGLPNPEHYSSAHDMAILARAIIRVDPVHYAIYSQKEFYWNNIKQPNRNLLLWRDKTVDGLKTGHTDEAGYCMVSSAVRDGQRLIAVVFGTNSEQARAAETQKLLTYGFRFFETQTFYQKGAELATAPVWKGATSQVKAGLAEDLTLTMPKGQLKKLAASMTMNPQLVAPIAKGDVIGKVEVKLDDKVVHSADLIALDAVDEGGIFRRVWDSIRLFFYGLFN, encoded by the coding sequence ATGAACATCACCACCTTAGCCAAACGCACGTGCCTGCTTCTTTCGCTGATCATCACCCCGGCCGCCTGGGCCGTTGAAATGGTGCCGGCTTCCCCGCAACTGGCCGCCAAGTCCTGGGTTCTCATGGATGCCGCCAGTGGCAACGTGCTGGTCGAGAGCAACGGTGACCAGCGCCTGCCACCGGCCAGCCTGACCAAACTGATGACCGCCTACATCGCGACCCTGGAAATCCGTCGCGGCCAGATCGGCGAGAACGATCCGGTGACCGTCAGCGAAAACGCCTGGCGTACCGGCGGCTCGCGGATGTTCATCAAGGTCGGTTCGCAGGTGACTGTGAGCGACCTGCTGCACGGCATCATCATCCAGTCCGGTAACGACGCCAGCGTCGCCCTGGCCGAGCACATCGCCGGCAGCGAAGACGCGTTCGCCGACATGATGAACAAGACGGTGACTGATCTGGGCATGACCAACAGCCACTTCATGAACCCGACCGGCCTGCCGAACCCAGAGCACTACTCGTCGGCCCACGACATGGCGATCCTGGCGCGCGCGATCATTCGTGTCGACCCGGTGCACTACGCGATCTACTCCCAGAAAGAGTTCTACTGGAACAACATCAAGCAACCTAACCGCAACCTGCTGCTGTGGCGCGACAAGACCGTTGACGGTCTGAAAACCGGCCACACTGACGAAGCCGGCTACTGCATGGTGTCGTCTGCTGTACGTGACGGCCAACGCCTGATCGCCGTGGTCTTCGGCACCAACAGCGAGCAGGCCCGTGCGGCCGAGACGCAAAAACTGCTGACCTACGGTTTCCGCTTCTTCGAAACCCAGACCTTCTACCAGAAGGGTGCTGAGCTGGCGACCGCGCCGGTTTGGAAGGGCGCTACCTCCCAAGTCAAGGCCGGCCTGGCTGAAGACCTGACCCTGACCATGCCTAAAGGCCAGCTGAAAAAGCTCGCTGCCAGCATGACCATGAACCCGCAATTGGTTGCGCCAATCGCCAAGGGCGATGTGATCGGTAAAGTCGAAGTGAAGCTGGACGACAAGGTGGTGCACAGCGCCGACCTGATCGCCCTGGACGCCGTCGACGAAGGTGGTATCTTCCGCCGCGTGTGGGATAGCATCCGTCTATTCTTCTACGGCTTGTTCAACTGA
- the rsfS gene encoding ribosome silencing factor, producing the protein MTNKDVSKVKRKGTFKSAPLPVEAHVGPELAGEELVKVAVAALEDVKAQDIQVLDVRDKQSITDYMIIATGTSNRQIGAMLDKVREAVKAQGVKPLGEEGKGDSDWVLLDMDDVIVHMMTSNARQFYDLERLWKGAEQSRAADGKHHSPEVGHAHFDKLNKDQE; encoded by the coding sequence ATGACGAACAAAGACGTAAGCAAAGTTAAGCGCAAAGGCACCTTCAAAAGCGCCCCGCTGCCAGTAGAAGCCCACGTTGGCCCTGAGCTGGCTGGCGAAGAGCTGGTAAAAGTCGCCGTGGCGGCCCTGGAAGACGTCAAGGCCCAGGACATCCAAGTGCTGGACGTGCGCGACAAGCAGAGCATCACCGACTACATGATCATCGCCACCGGTACCTCCAACCGCCAGATCGGCGCGATGCTGGACAAGGTTCGCGAAGCCGTCAAAGCACAAGGCGTCAAGCCGCTGGGTGAAGAAGGCAAGGGCGACAGCGACTGGGTGCTGTTGGACATGGACGACGTGATCGTACACATGATGACCTCCAACGCTCGCCAGTTCTACGACCTGGAACGTCTGTGGAAAGGCGCCGAGCAGAGCCGTGCCGCCGATGGCAAGCACCACAGCCCGGAAGTGGGCCACGCGCACTTCGACAAGCTGAACAAAGACCAGGAATAA
- the lipB gene encoding lipoyl(octanoyl) transferase LipB — protein sequence MSQVLGFRELGRMDYEPVWHAMQRFTNERGSSAPDEIWLVEHPPVFTQGQAGKAEHLLLPGDIPVVQVDRGGQVTYHGPGQLVAYLLLDVRKLGFGVRDLVSRMEACLIELLASYGVTAAAKPDAPGVYVDGAKIASLGLRIRHGCSFHGLALNVDMDLAPFRRINPCGYAGLAMTQLSDHATPIKFAEVSARLREQLVKHLDYAEQTTLTGGID from the coding sequence ATGTCACAGGTCCTGGGCTTTCGCGAGCTCGGCCGGATGGACTACGAGCCCGTCTGGCACGCCATGCAGCGCTTCACCAATGAGCGCGGCAGCTCGGCCCCGGATGAAATCTGGCTGGTGGAGCACCCGCCGGTGTTCACCCAGGGCCAGGCCGGCAAGGCCGAGCACTTGCTGCTGCCGGGGGATATTCCGGTGGTGCAGGTCGACCGAGGTGGCCAAGTGACTTACCATGGTCCCGGTCAGCTGGTGGCTTATCTGCTGCTGGACGTACGCAAGCTTGGCTTTGGCGTACGCGACCTGGTGAGCCGCATGGAGGCTTGCCTAATCGAGCTGTTGGCCAGTTACGGCGTGACCGCTGCGGCCAAGCCCGATGCACCCGGTGTGTATGTGGATGGCGCGAAAATCGCGTCCCTCGGTTTGCGAATTCGCCACGGTTGCTCCTTTCATGGCCTGGCCCTGAATGTGGACATGGACCTGGCGCCGTTTCGACGGATCAACCCGTGCGGTTACGCCGGGCTGGCGATGACCCAATTGAGCGACCACGCCACACCGATTAAATTTGCCGAGGTAAGTGCCCGGCTGCGTGAGCAGCTCGTCAAACACCTCGACTATGCTGAGCAGACGACCCTTACGGGCGGAATCGACTGA
- the mltB gene encoding lytic murein transglycosylase B, protein MQVMRGWATRHASWMGLIGLLGATQEAQAGDYDGSPQVAEFVGEMTRDYGFAGEQLMGVFREAQKKQAILDAISRPAERVKQWKEYRPMFLTDARVARGVDFWRQHEAVLARAEQEYGVPAQVIVAIIGIETFYGRNTGSYRVIDALSTLGFDYPPRADFFRKELREFLLLAREEQVDPLSLKGSYAGAMGLPQFMPSSFRAYAVDFDGDGHINIWSNPDDAIGSVASYFKRHGWVGGEPVVIRADVTGDHADEGLTQGIEPAKTVGELRALGWSSQNALPDDMPVTAFRLEGENGPEYWMGLKNFYAITRYNRSVMYAMAVHQLSDMLVQARGNK, encoded by the coding sequence ATGCAAGTAATGCGCGGCTGGGCGACTCGGCATGCGTCCTGGATGGGCCTGATTGGGCTGCTGGGCGCAACGCAAGAGGCGCAGGCCGGTGACTACGATGGTTCACCCCAGGTCGCCGAGTTTGTCGGTGAAATGACCCGCGACTATGGTTTCGCCGGTGAGCAACTGATGGGCGTGTTCCGCGAGGCCCAGAAAAAACAGGCGATCCTCGACGCCATTTCTCGCCCTGCCGAACGCGTGAAGCAGTGGAAGGAATATCGCCCGATGTTCCTCACCGACGCCCGCGTGGCGCGGGGTGTGGACTTCTGGCGTCAGCATGAGGCAGTGCTGGCCCGCGCCGAGCAGGAATACGGTGTGCCGGCCCAGGTCATTGTCGCGATCATTGGCATCGAAACCTTTTACGGGCGCAATACTGGCAGTTACCGGGTGATCGACGCCTTGTCGACCCTGGGCTTCGATTACCCGCCGCGCGCCGACTTCTTCCGCAAGGAGCTGCGCGAATTCCTGCTGCTGGCCCGCGAAGAGCAGGTCGACCCGCTGAGCCTCAAGGGTTCCTACGCGGGAGCGATGGGCTTGCCGCAGTTCATGCCGAGCAGCTTCCGCGCCTATGCCGTGGACTTTGACGGCGATGGGCATATCAATATCTGGAGCAATCCGGACGATGCCATCGGCAGTGTGGCCAGCTACTTCAAGCGTCATGGCTGGGTCGGCGGCGAACCGGTGGTGATCCGCGCCGATGTCACGGGGGACCACGCCGACGAAGGCCTGACCCAAGGCATTGAGCCGGCCAAGACGGTCGGGGAGTTGCGGGCGCTGGGCTGGTCGAGTCAGAATGCGCTGCCTGATGATATGCCGGTCACAGCGTTCCGCCTTGAAGGCGAAAACGGCCCGGAATACTGGATGGGCCTGAAGAATTTCTACGCAATCACGCGTTATAACCGCAGTGTGATGTACGCCATGGCCGTGCATCAGCTGTCAGACATGCTGGTCCAAGCACGGGGCAACAAGTAA
- the mrdA gene encoding penicillin-binding protein 2, whose amino-acid sequence MTQPIRIKDHEKDARLVRARVVFGAFMVVGLIGVLIARLYFLQVIQYDYHSTLSENNRVHVQPIPPTRGLIFDRNGVVVADNRPSFSLSMTRERSGDWQQILDVIVEVLQLTPEDRVIFEKRMKQGRRPFEPVPILFELTEEQIARIAVNQFRLPGVEVVAQLVRHYPQGPHFAHSVGYMGRINEKELKSLDPVNYSGTHHIGKTGIERFYEPELHGQVGYEEVETNARGRVLRVLKRTDPVPGKDIVLSLDIKLQEAAEMALGGRRGAVVALDPKTGEVLAMVSQPSFDPNLFVTGISFKAYAELRDSIDRPLFNRVLRGLYPPGSTIKPAVAIAGLDAGVVTASSRVYDPGYYMLPNYDHKYRNWNRTGDGYVDLDTAIMRSNDTYFYDLAHKLGIDRLSTYMGKFGLGQKVSLDMFEESPGLMPSREWKRATRRQAWFPGETLILGIGQGYMQATPLQLAQATALVANKGIWNRPHLARTIEGEKPVDDNPIPDIVLRDPSDWTKVNHGMQQVMHGARGTARKAAIGAQYRIAGKSGTAQVVAIKQGEKYDRSKVQERHRDHALFVGFAPADDPKIVVAVMVENGESGSGVAAPVVRQIMDAWLLADDGRLKPEYGGPPSSTEVTAREE is encoded by the coding sequence ATGACCCAGCCGATCCGCATCAAGGACCACGAGAAAGACGCACGTCTCGTACGCGCTCGGGTCGTGTTCGGCGCTTTTATGGTGGTGGGGCTGATCGGGGTGCTGATTGCGCGCCTGTATTTCCTGCAGGTGATCCAGTACGACTATCACTCCACGCTGTCGGAAAACAACCGGGTGCATGTGCAGCCGATTCCGCCGACCCGTGGGCTGATTTTCGACCGCAATGGCGTGGTGGTCGCGGATAACCGGCCCAGCTTCAGCCTGAGCATGACCCGCGAACGTTCCGGTGATTGGCAGCAGATCCTCGATGTGATCGTCGAGGTGCTGCAGTTGACCCCGGAAGACCGCGTGATCTTCGAAAAGCGCATGAAGCAGGGGCGCCGGCCATTCGAGCCGGTGCCGATCCTGTTTGAGCTGACCGAAGAGCAGATCGCCCGGATCGCGGTGAACCAGTTCCGTCTGCCGGGTGTGGAAGTGGTGGCGCAGTTGGTGCGGCACTACCCGCAGGGGCCGCATTTTGCGCACTCTGTCGGCTACATGGGGCGAATCAACGAGAAAGAGCTGAAAAGCCTCGACCCGGTCAATTACAGCGGCACCCACCATATCGGCAAGACAGGCATCGAGCGTTTCTACGAGCCAGAACTGCACGGCCAGGTGGGTTACGAAGAAGTCGAGACCAACGCTCGCGGCCGTGTGCTGCGGGTACTCAAGCGCACCGACCCGGTGCCGGGCAAGGACATCGTCCTGAGCCTGGACATCAAGTTGCAGGAAGCCGCCGAGATGGCCCTGGGCGGTCGCCGTGGCGCGGTAGTCGCGCTGGACCCGAAAACCGGTGAAGTGCTGGCGATGGTCAGCCAGCCAAGCTTCGACCCCAACTTGTTTGTGACGGGCATCAGCTTCAAGGCTTACGCCGAGTTGCGCGATTCCATTGACCGGCCGCTGTTCAACCGCGTATTGCGCGGCCTGTACCCGCCGGGTTCGACAATCAAGCCGGCGGTGGCGATTGCGGGTCTGGACGCGGGCGTGGTCACGGCCTCCAGCCGAGTCTATGACCCTGGCTACTACATGCTGCCCAACTACGATCACAAATACCGTAACTGGAACCGCACCGGTGACGGCTATGTCGACTTGGACACCGCGATCATGCGCTCCAACGACACCTATTTTTACGACCTAGCCCACAAGCTGGGGATTGATCGCCTATCCACCTATATGGGCAAGTTCGGCCTCGGTCAGAAAGTCTCCCTGGACATGTTCGAAGAGTCCCCGGGCTTGATGCCGTCGCGCGAGTGGAAGCGCGCAACCCGCCGCCAGGCGTGGTTCCCGGGCGAGACGTTGATCCTCGGCATCGGCCAGGGCTACATGCAGGCCACGCCGCTGCAGCTGGCGCAGGCCACGGCGCTGGTGGCCAACAAAGGCATCTGGAACCGTCCGCACCTGGCCCGGACCATCGAAGGCGAAAAGCCGGTGGATGACAACCCGATCCCCGACATTGTGCTGCGTGACCCGTCGGACTGGACCAAGGTCAATCACGGCATGCAGCAAGTGATGCACGGCGCCCGCGGTACTGCGCGCAAAGCGGCCATTGGCGCGCAATACCGCATTGCCGGCAAGAGCGGTACCGCGCAGGTGGTGGCGATCAAGCAAGGCGAGAAATATGACCGCTCCAAGGTTCAGGAGCGCCACCGTGACCACGCCTTGTTTGTCGGCTTCGCGCCGGCGGACGATCCGAAAATCGTGGTGGCGGTGATGGTCGAAAACGGCGAATCCGGCTCCGGCGTCGCGGCCCCGGTGGTGCGCCAGATCATGGACGCCTGGCTGTTGGCCGACGACGGCAGGCTCAAGCCCGAATATGGCGGCCCCCCTTCAAGCACCGAGGTTACGGCCCGTGAAGAGTAA
- the rodA gene encoding rod shape-determining protein RodA — translation MRRRATLLQRMHIDGPLLILLLTLAAGSLFVLYSASGKNWDLLIKQASSFGLGLLSMVVIAQLEPRFMARWVPLGYVAGVLLLVVVDVMGHNAMGATRWINIPGVIRFQPSEFMKILMPATIAWYLSKRTLPPQLKHVGISLILIGVPFVLIVRQPDLGTSLLILAGGAFVLFMGGLRWRWILSVLAAAVPVAVAMWFFFMHDYQKQRILTFLDPESDPLGTGWNIIQSKAAIGSGGVFGKGWLLGTQSHLDFLPESHTDFIIAVMGEEFGLVGICALLLIYLLLIGRGLVITAQAQTLFGKLLAGALTMTFFVYVFVNIGMVSGLLPVVGVPLPFISYGGTSLVTLMSAFGVLMSIHTHRKWIAQV, via the coding sequence ATGCGTCGCCGTGCGACGTTGCTGCAACGCATGCACATTGATGGTCCGTTGCTGATCCTGTTGCTGACATTGGCAGCGGGCAGCCTGTTCGTCCTGTACTCGGCCAGCGGCAAGAACTGGGACCTGCTGATCAAGCAAGCGTCGTCGTTCGGCCTGGGCCTGTTGTCGATGGTCGTGATTGCCCAGCTTGAGCCACGGTTCATGGCGCGTTGGGTGCCGCTGGGCTACGTCGCCGGGGTGCTGTTGCTGGTGGTAGTGGACGTGATGGGCCACAACGCCATGGGCGCGACGCGCTGGATCAACATTCCGGGGGTGATTCGCTTCCAGCCGTCGGAATTCATGAAGATTCTGATGCCCGCGACCATCGCCTGGTACTTGTCCAAGCGCACCCTGCCGCCGCAGCTCAAACACGTGGGGATCAGCCTGATCCTGATTGGCGTGCCGTTTGTGCTGATCGTGCGCCAGCCCGACCTCGGCACCTCGCTGCTGATCCTGGCGGGCGGTGCCTTCGTGCTGTTCATGGGCGGTTTGCGCTGGCGCTGGATCCTCAGCGTGCTGGCTGCCGCCGTGCCCGTGGCCGTGGCTATGTGGTTCTTCTTTATGCATGACTACCAGAAGCAGCGAATCCTGACCTTCCTCGACCCTGAAAGCGACCCGCTCGGCACCGGTTGGAACATCATCCAGTCGAAGGCCGCCATCGGTTCCGGCGGCGTATTTGGTAAGGGGTGGTTGCTGGGCACCCAATCGCACTTGGACTTTTTGCCCGAGAGCCATACCGACTTCATCATTGCGGTAATGGGCGAAGAGTTCGGCCTGGTGGGCATTTGCGCGCTGCTGCTGATCTATTTGCTGTTGATTGGTCGCGGCCTGGTGATCACCGCGCAGGCGCAGACGTTGTTCGGCAAATTGCTGGCCGGCGCCCTGACCATGACTTTTTTTGTTTACGTTTTCGTCAACATCGGTATGGTCAGTGGCCTGTTGCCGGTGGTTGGGGTGCCGTTGCCGTTCATTAGCTACGGCGGAACTTCGCTGGTGACATTGATGTCAGCGTTTGGGGTTTTGATGTCGATTCATACGCATCGCAAATGGATCGCACAGGTTTGA
- a CDS encoding S66 peptidase family protein: MSIAVPALRPEGTIALIAPAGPATLDVEKAGQWMRARGYDLRILPGVYERDGYLAGSDTVRLNDLHKAFADPEIDAIFCLRGGYGTPRLLDSLDFDLLRANPKPFVGYSDITALHLAISRYAGFVTFHGPMLNADLLGDKQQPTESSLFSLLRGQLSTGSELMHPVAYPLTTIEPGIACGRLLGGNLSMIAAVMGTPYEMDAEGIILFIEDVNEPIYRIDRLLTHLRLAGKLAQVAGVLVGDVAGVDKDALERLLKQTFEPLCIPVLSGWRSGHCDPNLTLPMGALVRLDAGEKRVVLEQDVVVR, encoded by the coding sequence ATGAGCATTGCCGTACCTGCCTTGCGCCCAGAGGGCACCATCGCCCTGATCGCCCCCGCCGGCCCCGCCACGCTGGACGTCGAAAAGGCCGGCCAATGGATGCGCGCCCGCGGCTACGACCTGCGAATCCTCCCTGGCGTCTATGAGCGCGACGGCTACCTGGCCGGCAGCGATACAGTCCGCCTCAACGATCTCCATAAAGCCTTCGCCGACCCTGAAATCGACGCCATCTTCTGCCTGCGCGGCGGCTACGGCACGCCGCGTCTGCTTGATAGCCTGGATTTCGACCTGCTACGCGCCAATCCCAAGCCGTTCGTAGGTTATAGCGACATCACCGCTCTGCACCTGGCGATCAGCCGCTACGCCGGCTTCGTGACCTTCCACGGGCCGATGCTCAATGCCGATCTGCTGGGCGATAAGCAACAGCCCACCGAATCCTCGCTGTTCAGCCTGCTGCGCGGCCAACTGAGTACTGGTAGCGAGTTGATGCACCCGGTGGCTTACCCGCTGACGACGATTGAACCGGGCATCGCCTGTGGGCGTTTGCTCGGCGGCAACCTGTCGATGATCGCGGCTGTCATGGGCACGCCCTACGAGATGGATGCCGAGGGCATCATCTTGTTTATCGAAGACGTCAACGAGCCGATCTACCGCATCGACCGTCTGCTCACGCACCTGCGCCTGGCGGGCAAGCTGGCCCAGGTTGCGGGTGTGCTGGTGGGGGATGTGGCGGGTGTGGACAAGGATGCGTTGGAGCGGCTGCTCAAGCAGACCTTTGAACCGCTGTGCATTCCGGTATTGTCCGGCTGGCGCAGTGGGCATTGTGATCCGAACCTGACGTTGCCGATGGGCGCGTTGGTCAGGCTGGATGCGGGGGAGAAGAGGGTGGTGTTGGAGCAGGATGTAGTCGTTAGATAG
- a CDS encoding DUF493 domain-containing protein, translated as MTDTEVKAPKIEFPVVDYPIKIISDTGVGRKDLILEIVRKHATINDERVDERSSSTGKYTTIQLHIVATGQDQLYDINSELRATGFVHMVL; from the coding sequence ATGACCGATACCGAAGTAAAGGCGCCAAAGATCGAATTCCCGGTGGTGGACTATCCCATCAAGATCATCAGCGACACCGGCGTAGGCCGCAAAGACTTGATCCTTGAGATCGTGCGCAAGCACGCCACGATCAATGATGAGCGTGTGGACGAGCGATCCAGCTCCACAGGCAAATACACCACGATCCAGTTGCACATCGTTGCGACGGGTCAAGACCAGCTCTACGACATCAACAGTGAACTGCGGGCCACCGGCTTCGTGCACATGGTGTTGTGA
- the rlmH gene encoding 23S rRNA (pseudouridine(1915)-N(3))-methyltransferase RlmH, with translation MRLRLIAVGSRMPKWVEEGWHEYAKRLPAELSLELVEIPLNTRGKNADVARFIRQEGEAMLAKVGPNERIVTLEVHGKPWSTEQLAVELDRWRLDSRTVNFMVGGPEGLAPEVCARADQRWSLSALTLPHPLVRILIGEQLYRAWTVLSGHPYHK, from the coding sequence GTGCGCCTGCGTCTGATCGCTGTCGGTTCACGCATGCCCAAGTGGGTGGAAGAAGGCTGGCACGAGTATGCCAAGCGTCTGCCCGCTGAGCTGTCGCTTGAACTGGTGGAAATACCGCTGAATACCCGGGGCAAGAATGCCGACGTGGCGCGCTTTATCCGTCAGGAAGGCGAAGCCATGTTGGCCAAGGTCGGCCCCAACGAGCGCATCGTCACCCTCGAAGTGCACGGCAAACCCTGGAGCACCGAGCAATTGGCGGTGGAACTGGATCGCTGGCGCCTGGATTCGCGTACGGTCAACTTCATGGTGGGCGGCCCCGAAGGGCTGGCGCCGGAAGTCTGTGCGCGGGCGGACCAGCGTTGGTCGTTGTCAGCGCTGACGCTGCCGCACCCGTTGGTAAGAATCCTGATCGGTGAACAGCTGTATCGCGCCTGGACAGTTCTGTCCGGGCACCCTTATCACAAATAA
- a CDS encoding septal ring lytic transglycosylase RlpA family protein, with amino-acid sequence MRASPFNQPLKLVAFAALSLLVVSCSTTNSRAPAQKSGGAVVRAQPGLDINRAHKDGAPWWDVDVSKIPDATPTLHTGPYKANPYTVLGKNYFPLQESKTYVQSGTASWYGTKFHGQNTANGEVYDLYGMSAAHKTLPLPSYVRVTNLDNNRTVILRVNDRGPFYSDRIIDLSYAAAKKLGYAETGTARVKVEGIDPAQYWAQRGKPAPLMLNEPQTQQPQVTASTGKIEQWTPPPQQHAPDTVVVPRAAPGAAAAGGQYLQVGAFANPDAAELLRSKLSGMVNAPVFISSIVRNQQTLHRVRMGPIGSPSEVAQVQNSVRMANLGQPSVVTAE; translated from the coding sequence ATGCGGGCATCGCCGTTCAATCAACCGCTCAAGCTGGTGGCGTTCGCCGCGTTGTCCCTGCTGGTCGTCAGTTGTTCCACCACCAACAGCCGCGCGCCGGCGCAAAAGTCCGGCGGCGCAGTCGTCCGTGCCCAGCCGGGCCTGGACATCAACCGCGCGCACAAAGACGGCGCGCCGTGGTGGGACGTCGACGTGTCGAAGATCCCGGACGCCACGCCGACCCTGCACACCGGGCCTTACAAGGCCAACCCGTATACTGTGCTGGGCAAGAATTACTTCCCGCTGCAGGAATCCAAGACGTACGTCCAATCGGGTACAGCGTCCTGGTATGGCACCAAATTCCATGGCCAGAACACCGCCAACGGCGAAGTGTATGACCTGTACGGCATGAGCGCGGCCCACAAGACCCTGCCGCTGCCCAGCTATGTACGCGTGACCAACCTGGACAACAACCGCACGGTGATCCTGCGGGTCAACGACCGCGGGCCGTTCTATTCGGACCGCATCATCGACTTGTCCTACGCCGCCGCGAAGAAACTCGGTTACGCCGAAACCGGTACCGCGCGTGTGAAAGTCGAAGGTATCGACCCTGCGCAGTATTGGGCCCAGCGTGGCAAGCCAGCGCCGTTGATGCTCAATGAACCGCAAACCCAGCAACCGCAAGTGACTGCCTCAACGGGCAAGATCGAGCAGTGGACGCCGCCGCCGCAGCAGCATGCTCCGGACACCGTCGTCGTACCCAGGGCTGCGCCAGGCGCTGCCGCAGCGGGCGGGCAATACCTGCAGGTCGGCGCTTTCGCCAACCCGGATGCGGCAGAACTGTTAAGGTCCAAGCTGAGCGGCATGGTCAACGCGCCGGTGTTCATCAGCTCCATCGTGCGTAACCAGCAGACCCTGCATCGCGTACGGATGGGGCCGATAGGCTCGCCGAGCGAAGTCGCGCAAGTTCAGAACAGCGTGCGCATGGCCAACCTGGGGCAACCCAGTGTGGTTACCGCCGAATAA
- the lipA gene encoding lipoyl synthase has protein sequence MIPTVDVTDRAAPAPRAKVEAGVKLRGAEKVARIPVKIIPTTELPKKPDWIRVRIPVSPEVDRIKALLRKHKLHSVCEEASCPNLGECFSGGTATFMIMGDICTRRCPFCDVGHGRPKPLDVNEPESLAIAIADLKLKYVVITSVDRDDLRDGGAQHFADCIREIRKLSPNVMLETLVPDYRGRMDVALEITAAEPPDVFNHNLETVPRLYKAARPGSDYQWSLTLLQKFKQMMPHIPTKSGLMLGLGETDEEVIEVMQRMREHDIDMLTLGQYLQPSRSHLPVQRFVHPDTFAWFAEEGYKMGFKNVASGPLVRSSYHADEQAKLVKASLVS, from the coding sequence ATGATCCCGACGGTGGACGTTACCGACCGTGCGGCCCCGGCCCCGCGTGCCAAGGTGGAAGCCGGCGTCAAGCTGCGCGGCGCCGAGAAGGTTGCACGCATCCCGGTGAAGATCATTCCGACCACCGAACTGCCGAAGAAGCCTGACTGGATCCGCGTGCGCATCCCGGTTTCGCCGGAAGTCGACCGTATCAAGGCCCTGCTGCGCAAACACAAGCTGCACAGCGTGTGCGAAGAAGCCTCCTGCCCGAACCTGGGCGAGTGCTTCTCTGGCGGCACCGCCACCTTCATGATCATGGGTGACATCTGCACCCGTCGTTGCCCGTTCTGCGACGTGGGCCACGGCCGTCCGAAGCCACTGGACGTCAACGAGCCGGAAAGCCTGGCCATTGCCATTGCCGACCTTAAGCTCAAGTACGTGGTGATCACCTCGGTTGACCGCGACGACCTGCGTGACGGCGGTGCCCAGCACTTTGCCGACTGCATCCGCGAAATCCGCAAGTTGTCGCCAAACGTCATGCTCGAAACCCTCGTCCCGGACTACCGTGGGCGTATGGACGTGGCGCTGGAAATCACCGCCGCCGAGCCGCCGGATGTGTTCAACCACAACCTGGAAACCGTGCCGCGCCTGTACAAGGCCGCGCGCCCGGGTTCGGACTACCAGTGGTCGCTGACCCTGCTGCAGAAATTCAAGCAAATGATGCCGCACATCCCGACCAAATCCGGCCTGATGCTGGGCCTGGGCGAGACCGACGAAGAAGTGATCGAAGTCATGCAGCGCATGCGCGAACATGACATCGACATGCTGACCCTAGGCCAGTACCTGCAACCGTCCCGCAGCCACTTGCCGGTGCAGCGTTTCGTGCACCCGGACACCTTCGCCTGGTTCGCCGAGGAAGGTTACAAGATGGGCTTCAAGAACGTTGCGTCGGGGCCGTTGGTGCGTTCGTCATACCATGCGGACGAGCAAGCCAAGCTGGTCAAGGCTAGCCTGGTTTCGTAA